The following are from one region of the Nicotiana tabacum cultivar K326 chromosome 3, ASM71507v2, whole genome shotgun sequence genome:
- the LOC107818076 gene encoding protein RTE1-HOMOLOG, which produces MAPEVDPDHVLMIEDNFADTMLIDPKRDRFPCCIVWSPLPVLSWFIPFIGHIGICREDGIILDFAGPNFVSVDNFTFGAPTRYFQVSREQCCCISPYSAEHTSEYVQNDDESASHVDTWDAALRKSIQEFQHLSYSIFTCNCHSFVANGLNRLGFQAGGWNVVNLAIFIFLKGRWVNKTSIVKTYLPPLVVLGLGLIFGGGTFLAYLVIFMFVLIGWFLLGTYCFKMLIHV; this is translated from the exons ATGGCACCTGAGGTAGATCCAGATCATGTTCTGATGATTGAAGATAATTTTGCGGATACCATGCTAATTGATCCAAAAAGAGATCGCTTTCCATGCTGCATCGTATGGTCACCACTTCCTGTCCTGTCATGGTTTATCCCCTTTATTGGGCATATAGGGATTTGTAGGGAGGATGGCATAATCTTGGACTTTGCAGGGCCAAACTTCGTTTCTGTAGACAATTTCACATTTGGGGCACCAACTCGCTATTTCCAAGTAAGCAGAGAACAG TGCTGCTGCATATCTCCTTATTCAGCTGAACATACAAGTGAGTATGTCCAGAACGATGATGAATCTGCAAGCCATGTGGACACGTGGGATGCTGCCTTGAGGAAGAGCATTCAAGAATTCCAACACCTGTCTTACAGCATTTTCACTTGCAACTGCCACTCTTTTGTAGCTAATGGCTTAAACAGGCTGGGGTTTCAGGCTGGTGGATGGAATGTAGTCAACCTGGccattttcattttcctcaagGGACGTTGGGTAAATAAAACATCTATAGTTAAAACCTATTTACCGCCTCTTGTTGTGCTTGGTTTAGGACTCATCTTTGGAGGAGGGACTTTCCTTGCTTACCTGGTAATTTTCATGTTTGTTCTTATTGGTTGGTTTCTCCTCGGCACATACTGTTTCAAGATGTTGATCCATGTGTAG